Proteins co-encoded in one Azospirillum brasilense genomic window:
- a CDS encoding DUF3553 domain-containing protein — protein sequence MDDSLVPGAWVRHPARPDWGLGQVQSAVGDRVTVNFENAGKLLINTSVVSLTVTDPDDAP from the coding sequence ATGGACGATTCACTGGTTCCCGGCGCCTGGGTGCGCCACCCCGCCCGTCCCGACTGGGGGCTGGGGCAGGTGCAGTCGGCCGTCGGCGACCGCGTCACCGTGAATTTCGAGAATGCGGGAAAGCTGCTCATCAACACGTCGGTGGTTTCCCTGACCGTCACCGATCCGGACGACGCGCCGTGA
- a CDS encoding histidine phosphotransferase family protein has product MPLDIRVIELVASRICHDLVSPVGAIRNGLELIEEMEDEPAGGFLGEAVKLIEHSSGQADRRLRVFRLAYGLAGREQKGFGDTRSSAQGLLEGGRTTLDWPAGVPNDQLAFKRGAAKVLLNVIILADEALTHGGTITVAAEGDEQAGRFTITAAGRPGALKDESAAALAGTVAAADLTPRSIHAYMTGRFAEDDGYRVAATPAGPDRLVFTVEW; this is encoded by the coding sequence GTGCCGCTTGACATCCGCGTGATCGAGCTTGTCGCCTCCCGCATCTGCCACGATCTCGTGAGCCCGGTGGGAGCGATCCGCAACGGGTTGGAACTGATCGAGGAGATGGAGGACGAGCCCGCCGGCGGCTTCCTGGGCGAGGCGGTGAAGCTGATCGAGCATTCCTCCGGTCAGGCCGACCGGCGGCTGCGCGTCTTCCGGCTGGCCTATGGCCTCGCCGGGCGGGAGCAGAAGGGCTTCGGCGACACCCGCTCCTCCGCCCAGGGGCTTCTGGAAGGCGGGCGCACCACGCTGGACTGGCCGGCCGGGGTGCCGAACGACCAGCTCGCCTTCAAGCGCGGGGCGGCGAAGGTGCTGCTCAACGTCATCATCCTGGCCGACGAGGCGCTGACCCACGGCGGCACCATCACCGTCGCGGCGGAGGGGGACGAGCAGGCGGGGCGCTTCACCATCACCGCCGCCGGACGGCCCGGTGCGCTCAAGGACGAGTCCGCGGCGGCGCTGGCCGGCACGGTCGCCGCCGCCGACCTGACCCCGCGCAGCATCCACGCCTACATGACCGGGCGCTTCGCCGAGGACGACGGATACCGCGTCGCCGCCACCCCGGCCGGACCGGACCGGCTGGTCTTCACTGTGGAGTGGTGA
- a CDS encoding penicillin acylase family protein translates to MIPRAVRKPLAILVALLALVVVVPLLGAGGFLLWLRQQTPSYEGAVTVPGIEGPVEVLRDRNAIPHIFAATERDAYFALGYVHAQDRLWQMETMRRGGAGRLAELVGTRFGDWALRLDRSMRTLGVYRRAEEAYEELSPEARVAFDAYAAGVNAWMETRREALPIEFQLLRHRPEPWRPADSLVWGKLMALQLSGDSRDELFRAGALKSLTPAQMRDLFPDSDPTAPVTLAAALDGMDLPKALAALPDLGFDTASNEWALTGARSATGKPIIANDPHLGLEAPVLWYLARIVTPEHRIAGATIPGVPLHILGHNGRVAWGFTTTHSDTQDLFIEKLDPQDPGRYLTPDGSEAFETRQETIRVAGQPDETLTVRETRHGPVLTTPDAAEATPEGHALALAFPGLSAADTTAEALYRLNHAADAAAVREALFLHVAPQQNVVYADTAGTLGFLSPALVPVRRGGDGRVPVPGWTGEYDWIGYIPFDALPQAENPPSGQFVNANNAVVGPGYPYALATEWPDPARAERIVQMLGDGPHTVEEVAAQQMDELSLPARDLLPLMLEPLRNVPDLNGQARAALDRLAGWDGRMDRDRAEPLIFSWWERELVRSVFADELGPLFQSYWDLRPRALHRVLTQAPQWCDDRTTPAREDCTVMLAGSLKTALAEIERRHGADMNSWRWGAEHKAALNHRLLGRVPLLGQLFDLSIPTGGGAFTVNRGTTRVRDPQDPFSHVHGPGLRAVYDLADLGNSRFSIATGQSGNPLSPHWGDLVQGWRDGVGLRLAGDRGTLARDGATLLTLSPTRPGSSP, encoded by the coding sequence ATGATTCCCCGCGCCGTCCGCAAGCCCCTGGCCATCCTGGTCGCTCTTCTCGCCCTGGTGGTCGTGGTGCCGCTGCTGGGGGCGGGCGGGTTCCTGCTGTGGCTTCGCCAGCAGACCCCGTCCTACGAGGGCGCCGTCACCGTCCCGGGGATCGAGGGCCCGGTGGAGGTCCTGCGCGACCGCAACGCCATCCCGCACATCTTCGCCGCCACCGAGCGGGACGCCTATTTCGCGCTCGGCTACGTCCATGCCCAGGACCGGCTGTGGCAGATGGAGACGATGCGGCGCGGCGGCGCCGGGCGTCTGGCCGAGCTGGTCGGCACGCGCTTCGGCGACTGGGCGCTGCGGCTCGACCGCTCCATGCGCACGCTGGGCGTCTACCGCCGGGCCGAGGAGGCCTATGAGGAGCTGTCGCCGGAGGCCCGCGTGGCCTTCGACGCCTACGCCGCCGGGGTCAACGCCTGGATGGAGACGCGCCGCGAGGCGCTGCCCATCGAGTTCCAGCTCCTGCGCCACAGGCCGGAGCCCTGGCGCCCCGCCGACAGCCTCGTCTGGGGCAAGCTGATGGCGCTCCAGCTCTCCGGCGATTCGCGGGACGAGCTGTTCCGCGCCGGCGCCCTGAAGAGCCTGACGCCGGCGCAGATGCGCGACCTGTTCCCGGACTCCGATCCCACCGCCCCGGTCACCCTGGCGGCGGCGCTCGACGGCATGGATTTGCCGAAGGCGCTGGCCGCCCTGCCCGACCTCGGCTTCGACACCGCGTCCAACGAATGGGCGCTGACCGGGGCGCGCAGCGCGACCGGCAAGCCGATCATCGCCAACGACCCCCATCTCGGGCTGGAGGCGCCGGTCCTGTGGTATCTGGCGCGCATCGTGACCCCGGAACACCGCATCGCCGGAGCGACCATCCCCGGCGTGCCGCTTCACATCCTGGGGCACAACGGGCGCGTCGCCTGGGGCTTCACCACCACCCACAGCGACACCCAGGACCTGTTCATCGAGAAGCTCGACCCGCAGGACCCCGGACGCTACCTGACGCCGGACGGCAGCGAGGCCTTCGAGACGCGGCAGGAGACGATCCGCGTCGCCGGCCAGCCGGACGAGACGCTGACGGTGCGCGAGACTCGGCACGGCCCGGTGCTGACCACGCCGGACGCCGCCGAGGCGACGCCGGAGGGGCATGCGCTGGCGCTGGCGTTCCCCGGCCTGTCCGCCGCCGACACCACGGCGGAGGCGCTGTACCGCCTCAACCACGCCGCCGACGCCGCCGCGGTGCGCGAGGCGTTGTTCCTCCACGTGGCGCCGCAGCAGAACGTCGTCTACGCCGATACGGCGGGGACGCTGGGCTTCCTGTCGCCGGCGCTGGTCCCGGTGCGGCGCGGCGGCGACGGGCGCGTTCCGGTGCCGGGCTGGACCGGGGAATACGACTGGATCGGCTACATCCCCTTCGACGCGCTGCCCCAGGCCGAGAATCCGCCGTCGGGCCAGTTCGTCAACGCCAACAACGCGGTGGTCGGCCCCGGCTACCCCTACGCCCTGGCGACCGAATGGCCGGATCCCGCCCGCGCGGAGCGGATCGTGCAAATGCTCGGCGACGGCCCGCACACGGTGGAGGAGGTCGCCGCCCAGCAGATGGACGAGCTGTCCCTGCCGGCGCGCGACCTGCTGCCCCTAATGCTGGAGCCGCTGCGCAACGTGCCCGATCTCAATGGGCAGGCCCGCGCCGCGCTGGACCGTCTGGCCGGCTGGGACGGACGGATGGACCGCGACCGGGCCGAGCCGCTGATCTTCTCCTGGTGGGAGCGGGAGCTGGTGCGCAGCGTCTTCGCCGACGAGCTGGGGCCGCTGTTCCAGAGCTACTGGGACCTGCGCCCGCGCGCCCTGCACCGCGTGCTGACCCAGGCGCCGCAGTGGTGCGACGACCGGACGACGCCGGCCCGCGAGGACTGCACCGTCATGCTCGCCGGCTCCCTGAAAACGGCGCTGGCCGAGATCGAGCGGCGCCACGGAGCGGACATGAACAGCTGGCGCTGGGGGGCGGAGCACAAGGCCGCCCTGAATCACCGCCTTCTCGGCCGGGTGCCGCTGCTCGGCCAACTGTTCGACCTGTCGATCCCCACCGGCGGCGGCGCCTTCACCGTCAACCGCGGCACCACCCGCGTGCGCGACCCGCAGGACCCTTTCTCCCACGTCCATGGCCCGGGGCTGCGCGCGGTCTACGATCTGGCGGACCTCGGCAACTCCCGCTTCTCCATCGCCACCGGCCAGTCGGGCAACCCGCTGTCTCCCCACTGGGGGGATCTGGTGCAGGGCTGGCGCGACGGCGTGGGGCTGCGGCTGGCCGGCGACCGCGGCACGCTCGCCCGCGACGGCGCCACGCTGCTGACGCTTTCCCCCACCCGTCCAGGGAGTTCGCCATGA
- a CDS encoding c-type cytochrome — MSGRLPLAALLLLAAGGPALGDDAPDPERGKTLFRACAFCHTLTPDGGNRAGPTLWGLFGRPAGAVAGYHYSPALKGSGIVWDEAAVARLFEIGPDVMTPGSKMPMQTITSASDRRDLVEYLKEATAP; from the coding sequence GTGAGCGGCCGGCTGCCGCTGGCCGCCCTCCTCCTGCTGGCCGCCGGCGGCCCCGCGCTGGGCGACGACGCGCCCGACCCGGAGCGCGGCAAGACGCTGTTCCGCGCCTGCGCCTTCTGCCACACGCTGACGCCGGACGGCGGCAACCGCGCGGGGCCGACGCTGTGGGGCCTGTTCGGGCGGCCCGCCGGGGCGGTGGCGGGCTATCACTACTCCCCGGCGTTGAAGGGCAGCGGCATCGTCTGGGACGAGGCGGCGGTGGCCCGCCTGTTCGAGATCGGCCCCGACGTGATGACCCCCGGCAGCAAGATGCCGATGCAGACCATCACCAGCGCGTCCGACCGCCGCGATCTGGTCGAATACCTGAAGGAAGCCACGGCGCCGTGA